Proteins encoded by one window of Streptomyces clavuligerus:
- a CDS encoding alpha/beta fold hydrolase, giving the protein MTGTSSGGRARPPRPRPRAVGGNEVRLRSRELHGYRQAYRMAGRGDAVVLIHGIGDSSSTWAEVMPSLAGRYRVIAPDLQGHGASAKPRGDYSPGAYANGIRDLLSALGVERATLVGHSLGGAVAAQFAYQFPERTERLVLVASGGIGRQLTPLLRAATLPGAGLVLAALRLPTVRWQLEQYLRLLRAFDTDLGVDATDLMRAIDALPDAGSRSAFVRTLRAGVDWRGQVATLLDRSYLTQGMPTMIVWGGRDVVIPAVHASLGHVSMPGSRLEMFTEAGHFPFRTDPERFLSVLHDFISTTEPAPFSAEEWRRLLRNRRPRPRRPAPPPRPRAAG; this is encoded by the coding sequence GTGACCGGCACCAGCAGCGGCGGCCGAGCCCGGCCGCCCCGGCCCCGGCCCCGCGCGGTGGGCGGGAACGAGGTCCGGCTGCGCAGCCGTGAGCTGCACGGCTACCGCCAGGCGTACCGGATGGCGGGCAGGGGCGACGCGGTCGTCCTCATCCACGGCATCGGGGACTCGTCGTCCACCTGGGCCGAGGTCATGCCCTCGCTGGCCGGGAGGTACCGGGTCATCGCCCCGGACCTCCAGGGCCACGGGGCGTCCGCGAAGCCCCGGGGCGACTACTCGCCGGGCGCGTACGCGAACGGGATACGGGATCTGCTGAGCGCCCTCGGGGTGGAGCGGGCGACCCTCGTGGGGCACTCGCTCGGCGGGGCGGTCGCCGCGCAGTTCGCGTATCAGTTCCCCGAACGCACCGAGCGTCTGGTGCTGGTGGCCAGCGGGGGCATCGGGCGTCAGCTCACCCCGCTGCTGCGGGCGGCGACACTGCCGGGGGCCGGTCTGGTGCTGGCGGCGCTGCGGCTGCCGACCGTGCGCTGGCAGTTGGAGCAGTATCTGCGGCTGCTGCGGGCCTTCGACACGGACCTCGGGGTCGACGCGACGGATCTGATGCGCGCGATCGACGCCCTGCCGGACGCGGGCTCCCGCAGCGCCTTCGTCCGCACCCTGCGCGCCGGTGTGGACTGGCGGGGGCAGGTCGCGACGCTGCTGGACCGCAGCTATCTGACCCAGGGCATGCCGACGATGATCGTCTGGGGCGGCCGGGACGTGGTGATCCCGGCGGTGCACGCGTCGCTGGGGCATGTGTCCATGCCGGGGAGCAGGCTGGAGATGTTCACGGAGGCCGGGCACTTCCCGTTCCGGACCGACCCCGAACGATTCCTCTCCGTGCTGCACGACTTCATCAGCACCACCGAGCCCGCCCCGTTCAGCGCGGAGGAGTGGCGCAGACTGCTCCGCAACCGCCGCCCCCGGCCCCGCCGACCGGCCCCGCCGCCCCGGCCCCGGGCCGCGGGCTGA